From the Lancefieldella sp. Marseille-Q7238 genome, one window contains:
- the rpsB gene encoding 30S ribosomal protein S2 translates to MAAKITIQTLLDAGCHYGHQTRRWNPKMKPYIFGDRNGIYIIDLKQTMLGADKAYTFLKDLASKGGRILFVGTKKQAQEPIATQAARASMPYINQRWLGGMLTNFVTMRSRIQHMEELEAMVEDGRMDALPKKEQALRNKELAKLQLNLGGVRDMNKLPDALFVIDSKREENAVREANRLHIPVVSLLDTNSDPDVIDYGIPANDDAIRSISLMCELAADAILAGSGKEQISAEEMSAPQASEEEAPKAEQAEEAPQAE, encoded by the coding sequence ATGGCTGCAAAGATTACTATCCAAACCCTGCTTGATGCCGGCTGCCACTACGGTCACCAGACCCGCCGCTGGAACCCTAAGATGAAGCCGTATATCTTCGGCGATCGCAATGGTATTTACATCATTGACCTCAAGCAGACCATGCTTGGCGCTGACAAGGCTTACACCTTTTTGAAAGATCTTGCTTCTAAGGGTGGCCGCATTCTTTTTGTCGGCACCAAAAAGCAGGCTCAGGAGCCTATTGCTACTCAGGCCGCGCGTGCTTCCATGCCCTACATCAATCAGCGCTGGCTTGGCGGCATGCTCACTAACTTTGTCACCATGCGTTCCCGCATTCAGCACATGGAAGAGCTTGAGGCCATGGTTGAGGACGGCCGCATGGACGCTCTGCCCAAAAAGGAGCAGGCGCTTCGCAACAAGGAGCTTGCTAAGCTTCAGCTGAACCTGGGTGGCGTTCGCGATATGAACAAGCTTCCCGACGCTCTCTTTGTCATCGACTCAAAGCGTGAGGAGAACGCGGTTCGCGAGGCAAATCGCCTTCACATCCCCGTGGTTTCGCTTCTTGACACAAACTCCGACCCTGACGTTATCGACTACGGCATTCCCGCAAACGATGATGCTATCCGCTCCATTTCTTTGATGTGCGAACTTGCCGCCGACGCAATCCTTGCCGGCAGCGGTAAAGAGCAGATTTCCGCAGAGGAAATGAGCGCTCCGCAGGCGAGCGAAGAGGAGGCGCCTAAGGCCGAGCAGGCAGAAGAAGCTCCTCAGGCTGAATAG
- the tsf gene encoding translation elongation factor Ts: MAQITAALVKQLRDMTSSPMMECKKALVEADGDIDKAIDILRTMGVAKAVKRAGRETNEGTIATFISPDCTKGAILELSCETDFVGTNPQFTGFASDLAEAVVESDPSDVDAFLTSKFGEGTVQEALTDKIHNIGENMRILRFARVQVSSGALSSYIHLGGKLATVVTFEFDKPETRDSEDFKNFAHDVAMQVAAAAPVAARREDVPADIVEHELSIYKAQAAESGKPEAIQERMAQGRLEKYYKENVLTEQAFVKDPDMSINEYAKLVSKKVDDNVQVVSFVRFSFGE, from the coding sequence ATGGCACAAATTACTGCAGCCCTTGTCAAGCAGCTCCGCGATATGACGAGTTCTCCTATGATGGAATGCAAGAAGGCACTCGTTGAAGCCGATGGCGACATTGATAAGGCGATTGATATTCTGCGCACCATGGGCGTTGCCAAGGCCGTCAAGCGCGCGGGTCGCGAGACTAATGAAGGCACCATTGCAACGTTCATTTCACCCGATTGCACCAAGGGCGCAATCCTTGAGCTTTCGTGCGAAACTGACTTTGTGGGTACCAACCCGCAGTTTACTGGCTTTGCAAGCGATTTAGCCGAGGCCGTTGTTGAGAGTGATCCTTCCGATGTCGACGCGTTCCTCACGTCAAAATTCGGTGAGGGCACCGTACAGGAAGCTCTGACGGATAAGATTCACAACATTGGCGAAAACATGCGTATTTTGCGCTTCGCCCGTGTTCAGGTTTCTTCCGGCGCTCTTTCAAGCTACATTCACCTCGGCGGCAAACTTGCGACGGTTGTTACCTTTGAGTTTGACAAGCCCGAGACCCGTGATTCTGAGGACTTCAAAAACTTCGCCCATGACGTCGCCATGCAGGTAGCCGCAGCCGCTCCGGTTGCTGCTCGCCGCGAGGATGTGCCTGCTGACATCGTTGAGCATGAGCTCTCCATCTACAAGGCTCAGGCTGCTGAGTCTGGCAAGCCCGAGGCTATTCAGGAGAGAATGGCACAGGGTCGTCTTGAGAAGTACTACAAGGAGAATGTCCTTACCGAGCAGGCCTTCGTTAAGGATCCCGACATGTCCATCAACGAGTACGCGAAGCTCGTTTCCAAAAAGGTCGACGACAACGTTCAAGTCGTCAGCTTCGTTCGTTTTTCCTTTGGCGAGTAG
- the pyrH gene encoding UMP kinase has translation MSNYTYKRVLLKLSGEALMGEQNFGIDPSIPEQLAREIKPVWESGVQIAVVVGGGNIFRGVSQAAAGMDRAQGDNMGMLATVINALSLQDCFERHGMDCRVMSAITMAQIAEPYIRRRAIRHLEKGRIVIFAAGTGNPYFTTDTAAALRACEIGAEALMKATKVDGIYDCDPVLNPQAVKFDVVTYKDVLTKELKVMDAAAIALCRDNKMPIIVFDMGTEGVFHDAICGKNVGTTVVEEDL, from the coding sequence TTGTCGAACTATACCTATAAAAGAGTGCTTCTCAAGCTTTCCGGCGAGGCTTTGATGGGCGAGCAGAACTTCGGGATTGATCCTTCCATTCCCGAGCAGCTGGCTCGAGAAATTAAGCCCGTCTGGGAGTCCGGTGTTCAAATCGCCGTTGTAGTAGGCGGCGGCAACATCTTCCGCGGCGTCTCACAGGCAGCGGCTGGTATGGATCGCGCCCAAGGAGACAACATGGGTATGCTTGCTACTGTCATCAATGCCCTGTCTCTGCAGGACTGCTTTGAGCGTCACGGCATGGACTGCCGTGTGATGAGCGCTATCACCATGGCGCAGATTGCAGAGCCCTACATCCGCCGCCGCGCCATCCGCCATCTTGAGAAGGGACGTATCGTCATCTTTGCCGCTGGCACGGGCAATCCTTATTTCACTACGGATACTGCAGCGGCGCTTCGCGCATGCGAGATAGGCGCTGAGGCTCTTATGAAGGCAACCAAGGTTGACGGCATCTACGATTGTGATCCGGTGCTCAATCCTCAGGCTGTCAAATTTGACGTGGTGACGTACAAGGACGTGTTGACGAAAGAGCTTAAGGTTATGGATGCTGCGGCGATTGCGTTGTGCCGTGACAATAAAATGCCAATCATTGTATTTGATATGGGTACCGAAGGCGTCTTCCACGATGCTATCTGTGGCAAGAACGTCGGTACGACCGTTGTTGAGGAGGACTTATGA